The Quercus robur chromosome 7, dhQueRobu3.1, whole genome shotgun sequence genome has a segment encoding these proteins:
- the LOC126692024 gene encoding late embryogenesis abundant protein ECP63-like, giving the protein MASTRQFKEERAEAAAKLAASDLSDVNRERRECEEGVKTTEQTQYSQQQYHQEQDQRPGVIGSVMKAVHDTYERAKEAVVGKTQETTESTKETTEQAAENAKEAKDRAVEKAREAKDTTAEKTKEYKDYTTEKTKETTENAAEKARETKDSTKGKAEEYKDYAAEKAKVAVEKAREIEDSAAEKAKQAKDSVVGKASEYTDYTAQKAKETKDSAAQKAKETKDSAAEKAKQDMDSAVGKASE; this is encoded by the coding sequence ATGGCGTCTACAAGGCAGTTCAAGGAAGAGAGAGCCGAGGCAGCAGCGAAACTTGCTGCCTCTGATCTCAGCGATGTTaacagagaaagaagagagtgtGAAGAAGGTGTTAAGACGACTGAGCAAACACAATACTCACAACAACAATACCACCAAGAGCAAGATCAAAGGCCTGGCGTTATTGGGTCTGTGATGAAAGCAGTTCATGACACATACGAGCGTGCAAAGGAAGCTGTAGTTGGCAAGACCCAAGAGACTACAGAGTCCACAAAGGAAACAACAGAGCAAGCTGCAGAGAATGCTAAAGAGGCTAAAGATAGAGCTGTAGAGAAAGCAAGAGAGGCTAAAGATACTACAGCTGAGAAAACTAAGGAGTACAAGGATTATACAACTGAGAAGACGAAAGAGACAACAGAGAATGCTGCAGAAAAGGCTAGGGAAACAAAGGACTCTACCAAGGGGAAGGCGGAGGAGTACAAGGACTATGCAGCAGAGAAAGCAAAGGTGGCGGTGGAGAAGGCAAGGGAGATTGAGGACTCTGCGGCGGAGAAGGCCAAGCAGGCTAAGGATTCTGTGGTGGGAAAGGCAAGTGAGTATACTGATTACACGGCGCAGAAGGCGAAGGAGACTAAGGACTCGGCGGCGCAGAAGGCAAAGGAGACTAAGGACTCTGCGGCGGAGAAGGCAAAGCAAGACATGGACTCTGCGGTGGGAAAGGCAAGTGAGTAG